From the genome of Streptomyces sp. NBC_01260, one region includes:
- a CDS encoding Rieske (2Fe-2S) protein, with protein MSGQPAARRTVLKGAALAGVAGLGVAACSTDSKLGHAQTPTPTAPVELGAPDEVPVGESKLYREQRVIVTCPAKGQYKAFSAQCTHAGCLLDKVEDNEGHCPCHGSLFDTTTGKAVHGPATVPLPSVPVRVEGGRLVVGPDA; from the coding sequence ATGTCCGGCCAGCCCGCCGCCCGCCGTACCGTGCTGAAGGGCGCCGCTCTCGCAGGCGTCGCCGGGCTGGGAGTGGCCGCCTGCTCGACCGATTCGAAGCTCGGGCACGCCCAGACGCCGACCCCCACCGCACCCGTCGAGCTCGGCGCCCCGGACGAGGTCCCGGTCGGCGAGTCCAAGCTCTACCGCGAGCAGCGCGTCATCGTCACCTGCCCGGCCAAGGGCCAGTACAAGGCATTCAGCGCCCAGTGCACCCACGCGGGCTGCCTGCTGGACAAGGTCGAGGACAACGAGGGGCACTGCCCCTGCCACGGCAGCCTCTTCGACACCACCACCGGCAAGGCCGTGCACGGTCCGGCGACCGTGCCGCTGCCCTCCGTCCCGGTCAGGGTCGAGGGCGGCCGGCTGGTCGTCGGCCCCGACGCCTGA
- a CDS encoding papain-like cysteine protease family protein: protein MRNRRVRPRRLSVTAVLAALLLAVPTATAAAADQNRSAASAAGTLAAAQRLNITMQAQQKTNWCWAAAGNTVSAWFGRNHTQNEFCNAAFGRAQGYECPNSQASLGNVQDGLSWAGISPGSYVTGWLRYPTVQAEISAGRPVETRIQWSSGGGHMHVLYGYDDANSWVYWGDPWPSNNRYNWASHAWYVNNSEFSWTHSLYRIGA from the coding sequence ATGCGCAACCGAAGAGTCAGGCCCCGACGGCTGTCCGTCACGGCCGTACTCGCCGCCCTGCTGCTCGCCGTACCGACGGCGACCGCCGCCGCGGCGGACCAGAACCGCTCCGCAGCCTCCGCCGCCGGCACCCTCGCCGCGGCCCAGCGGCTGAACATCACCATGCAGGCCCAGCAGAAGACCAACTGGTGCTGGGCCGCCGCGGGTAACACCGTCTCCGCCTGGTTCGGCCGGAACCACACCCAGAACGAGTTCTGCAACGCCGCGTTCGGCCGGGCCCAGGGCTATGAGTGCCCCAACTCGCAGGCCTCGCTCGGCAACGTCCAGGACGGTCTGTCCTGGGCCGGCATCAGCCCCGGTTCGTACGTCACCGGCTGGCTGCGCTACCCCACCGTGCAGGCCGAGATCTCCGCCGGGAGGCCGGTGGAGACCCGCATCCAGTGGTCCTCGGGCGGCGGCCACATGCACGTCCTGTACGGCTACGACGACGCGAACAGCTGGGTCTACTGGGGCGATCCCTGGCCCTCCAACAACCGCTACAACTGGGCCTCGCACGCCTGGTACGTGAACAACAGCGAGTTCTCCTGGACCCATTCGCTCTACCGGATCGGGGCGTGA
- the uvrC gene encoding excinuclease ABC subunit UvrC, with product MADPSSYRPKPGQIPDSPGVYKFRDEHRRVIYVGKAKNLRQRLANYFQDLAGLHPRTRTMVTTAASVEWTVVSTEVEALQLEYSWIKEYDPRFNVKYRDDKSYPYLAVTLNEEFPRVQVMRGAKKKGVRYFGPYGHAWAIRETVDLMLRVFPVRTCSAGVFKNAARTGRPCLLGYIGKCSAPCVGRVTPEEHRELADDFCDFMAGRTGAYIRRLEKDMMAAAEEMEYERAARLRDDAEALKRAMEKSAVVLADATDADLIAVAEDELEAAVQIFHVRGGRVRGQRGWVTDKVENVDTSGLVEHALRQLYGEEAGDAVPKEVLVPALPEDPDAVSQWLADRRGSQVSLRIPQRGDKKDLMTTVQRNAQQALGLHKTKRASDLTTRSRALEEIAEALGLDTAPLRIECFDISHLQGDDVVASMVVFEDGLARKGEYRRFQIKSFEGQDDVRSMHEVIGRRFRRYLHEKERTGEWEETPAPTGPAPTGPAPTGPAPTGPAGPAPTGSAPDSAAEPREDDGRPKRFAYPPQLLVVDGGQPQVAAAKRALDELGIDDIAVCGLAKRLEEVWLPDDDDPVVLPRSSEGLYLLQRIRDEAHRFAITYQRAKRAKRIRSSPLDAVAGLGETRKQALIKHFGSVKKLRQATIEEICEVPGIGRTTAESVAVALASTTPAAPAVNTATGEIIEEDDGGSTT from the coding sequence ATGGCAGACCCCTCCAGCTACCGCCCCAAGCCGGGACAGATCCCCGACTCCCCGGGGGTCTACAAATTCCGCGACGAGCACCGCCGGGTGATCTACGTCGGGAAGGCGAAGAACCTGCGCCAGCGCCTGGCCAACTACTTCCAGGACCTGGCGGGCCTCCATCCGCGTACGCGCACGATGGTGACCACCGCCGCGTCCGTGGAGTGGACCGTCGTCTCCACGGAGGTCGAGGCGCTCCAGCTGGAGTACTCCTGGATCAAGGAGTACGACCCCCGGTTCAACGTCAAGTACCGCGACGACAAGAGCTATCCGTACCTCGCGGTCACGCTCAACGAGGAGTTCCCGCGCGTGCAGGTGATGCGCGGGGCCAAGAAGAAGGGCGTGCGCTACTTCGGTCCGTACGGCCACGCCTGGGCGATCCGCGAGACGGTCGATCTGATGCTGCGGGTCTTCCCCGTCCGTACGTGCTCCGCCGGTGTCTTCAAGAACGCCGCCAGGACCGGCCGCCCCTGCCTCCTCGGTTACATCGGCAAGTGCTCGGCCCCCTGCGTCGGCCGGGTGACGCCCGAGGAGCACCGCGAACTCGCGGACGACTTCTGCGACTTCATGGCCGGCCGCACCGGCGCGTACATCCGCCGCCTGGAGAAGGACATGATGGCGGCGGCCGAGGAGATGGAGTACGAGCGGGCGGCCCGCCTCCGCGACGACGCCGAGGCGCTCAAGCGCGCGATGGAGAAGAGCGCCGTCGTGCTCGCCGACGCCACCGACGCCGACCTCATCGCGGTCGCCGAGGACGAGCTGGAGGCCGCGGTCCAGATCTTCCACGTCCGGGGCGGCCGGGTGCGCGGCCAGCGCGGCTGGGTCACCGACAAGGTGGAGAACGTCGACACCTCCGGACTGGTCGAGCACGCGCTCCGGCAGCTGTACGGCGAGGAGGCCGGGGACGCCGTCCCCAAGGAGGTCCTCGTCCCGGCCCTCCCCGAGGACCCGGACGCGGTCTCCCAGTGGCTGGCCGATCGCCGGGGCTCCCAGGTCAGTCTGCGCATCCCGCAGCGCGGCGACAAGAAGGACCTGATGACCACGGTCCAGCGCAACGCCCAGCAGGCCCTGGGGCTGCACAAGACCAAGCGCGCCTCCGACCTGACCACCCGCTCGCGGGCCCTGGAGGAGATCGCCGAGGCGCTCGGCCTGGACACGGCACCGCTGCGCATCGAGTGCTTCGACATCTCCCACCTCCAGGGCGACGACGTGGTGGCGTCGATGGTGGTCTTCGAGGACGGCCTGGCCCGCAAGGGGGAGTACCGCCGCTTCCAGATCAAGAGCTTCGAGGGACAGGACGACGTCCGCTCGATGCACGAGGTGATCGGTCGGCGCTTCCGCCGCTACCTGCACGAGAAGGAGCGCACGGGGGAGTGGGAGGAGACCCCCGCACCCACGGGCCCCGCACCCACGGGCCCCGCACCCACCGGCCCCGCACCCACCGGCCCCGCAGGCCCCGCGCCCACCGGCTCCGCACCTGACTCCGCCGCCGAGCCCCGTGAGGACGACGGCCGGCCCAAGCGGTTCGCCTACCCGCCCCAGCTCCTCGTGGTCGACGGCGGGCAGCCCCAGGTCGCCGCGGCCAAGCGGGCGCTGGACGAGCTGGGGATCGACGACATCGCCGTCTGCGGCCTCGCCAAGCGCCTCGAAGAGGTCTGGCTGCCCGATGACGATGACCCGGTGGTCCTGCCCCGCTCCAGCGAGGGCCTCTACCTCCTGCAGCGCATCCGCGACGAGGCGCACCGTTTCGCCATCACCTACCAGCGCGCCAAACGGGCCAAGCGCATCCGTTCCAGCCCCCTGGACGCCGTCGCCGGTCTCGGCGAGACCCGCAAGCAGGCCCTGATCAAGCATTTCGGCTCCGTGAAGAAGCTGAGGCAGGCGACAATCGAAGAGATCTGCGAGGTTCCGGGGATAGGCCGCACGACGGCGGAATCAGTGGCCGTCGCGCTCGCCTCGACCACCCCGGCCGCGCCCGCCGTGAACACGGCCACAGGAGAGATCATTGAAGAGGACGACGGGGGCAGTACGACATGA
- the rapZ gene encoding RNase adapter RapZ, translated as MTEREYEQGHDRTDRADGAGHVSTGTPAETGDSTAAIPELVIISGMSGAGRSTAAKCLEDLGWFVVDNLPPALIPTMVELGARSQGNVARIAVVVDVRGRRFFDNLRESLADLEAKGVTRRIVFLESSDDALVRRFESVRRPHPLQGDGRIVDGIAAERDLLRELRGDADLVIDTSSLNVHELRAKMDAQFAGDEEPELRATVMSFGYKYGLPVDADLVVDCRFLPNPHWVPELRPFTGLNEEVSAYVFDQPGAKEFLNQYTELLQLIAAGYRREGKRYVTIAVGCTGGKHRSVAMSEKLSARLASEGIETVLVHRDMGRE; from the coding sequence ATGACTGAGCGCGAATATGAACAAGGGCACGACCGCACAGACCGAGCAGACGGAGCAGGACACGTGAGTACGGGCACCCCGGCCGAGACGGGCGACAGCACGGCTGCCATCCCCGAGCTGGTGATCATCTCCGGTATGTCGGGCGCCGGGCGCAGCACGGCGGCCAAGTGCCTGGAGGACCTCGGCTGGTTCGTCGTGGACAACCTGCCGCCCGCGCTGATCCCCACCATGGTGGAGCTCGGCGCCAGGTCCCAGGGCAATGTGGCCCGGATCGCCGTCGTCGTCGACGTACGGGGCCGCCGCTTCTTCGACAATCTGCGGGAGTCCCTCGCGGACCTGGAGGCCAAGGGCGTCACCAGGCGGATCGTCTTCCTGGAGTCCTCCGACGACGCGCTGGTCCGCCGCTTCGAGTCGGTCCGGCGCCCGCACCCCCTCCAGGGCGACGGCCGCATCGTCGACGGCATTGCCGCCGAGCGCGATCTGCTGCGCGAGCTGCGCGGCGACGCCGACCTGGTGATCGACACCTCCAGCCTGAACGTGCACGAACTGCGCGCCAAGATGGACGCCCAGTTCGCGGGCGACGAGGAGCCGGAGCTCCGCGCCACGGTGATGTCCTTCGGCTACAAGTACGGACTGCCGGTCGACGCCGACCTGGTGGTGGACTGCCGGTTCCTGCCCAACCCGCACTGGGTCCCCGAACTGCGCCCCTTCACCGGGCTCAACGAGGAGGTCTCCGCGTACGTCTTCGACCAGCCGGGCGCCAAGGAGTTCCTCAACCAGTACACGGAGCTGCTCCAGCTCATCGCCGCGGGATACCGCCGCGAGGGCAAGCGCTACGTGACCATCGCCGTGGGCTGCACGGGCGGCAAGCACCGCTCCGTGGCCATGTCGGAGAAGCTTTCGGCCCGGCTGGCCAGCGAAGGGATCGAGACGGTGCTCGTACACCGGGACATGGGGCGCGAGTGA
- a CDS encoding gluconeogenesis factor YvcK family protein: MTSRTLRLRRLRRATSALSGRKRGAQPKVVALGGGMGLSASLAALRRITGDLTAVVTVADDGGSSGRLREELGVLPPGDLRKALAALCGDDDWGQTWAQVIQHRFQSKGDLHEHAVGNLLIVALWEQLGDHVQALDLVGKLLGAHGRVLPMSAVPLELQALVRGHDPQRPDDVDTVRGQATVALTPGEVQSVHVVPHDPPAVPEAVAAVLDADWVVLGPGSWFSSVIPHLLVPDLLDALIETKARKVLSLNLAPQPGETDGFSPQRHLEVLGRHAPKLALDVVLADEAAVPDRESLADAAKRLGAAVELAPVASPDGVPIHDPELLAAAYDRIFRMHGRIGPWR; this comes from the coding sequence GTGACCAGTCGCACCCTGCGTCTGCGCCGGCTGCGCAGAGCCACCTCTGCACTGTCCGGCCGCAAGCGCGGCGCACAGCCCAAGGTCGTCGCGCTCGGCGGCGGCATGGGGCTGTCCGCCTCGCTGGCCGCGCTGCGGCGGATCACCGGTGATCTGACCGCCGTGGTCACCGTCGCCGACGACGGCGGCTCCAGCGGCCGGCTCCGCGAGGAGCTGGGCGTCCTGCCGCCCGGTGATCTGCGCAAGGCGCTGGCCGCCCTGTGCGGTGACGACGACTGGGGCCAGACCTGGGCCCAGGTCATCCAGCACCGCTTCCAGTCCAAGGGCGATCTGCATGAGCACGCCGTCGGCAATCTGCTGATCGTCGCCCTGTGGGAGCAGCTCGGCGACCATGTCCAGGCCCTCGACCTGGTCGGCAAGCTCCTCGGGGCGCACGGCCGGGTGCTCCCGATGTCCGCCGTGCCCCTGGAGCTCCAGGCGCTGGTACGGGGACACGACCCGCAACGCCCGGACGACGTGGACACGGTGCGCGGCCAGGCCACCGTGGCGCTCACCCCGGGCGAGGTCCAGTCCGTGCACGTCGTCCCGCACGACCCGCCGGCCGTCCCGGAGGCGGTCGCCGCGGTTCTGGACGCGGACTGGGTGGTACTCGGTCCGGGGTCCTGGTTCTCCTCGGTCATTCCGCATCTGCTCGTCCCCGATCTGCTGGACGCGCTGATCGAGACGAAGGCCCGAAAGGTCCTCTCGCTGAACCTCGCGCCGCAACCCGGTGAAACAGATGGGTTCTCTCCGCAGCGTCATTTGGAGGTTTTGGGACGACACGCCCCTAAACTCGCCTTGGACGTGGTGCTGGCCGACGAGGCCGCCGTGCCCGACCGCGAGTCCCTCGCCGACGCCGCAAAACGGCTCGGTGCCGCGGTCGAGCTGGCGCCGGTGGCCTCACCCGACGGCGTTCCGATTCATGATCCGGAGCTGTTGGCCGCCGCGTACGACCGTATTTTTCGGATGCATGGAAGGATCGGCCCATGGCGATGA
- the whiA gene encoding DNA-binding protein WhiA, whose protein sequence is MAMTPAVKDEISRLPVTRTCCRKAEVSAILRFAGGLHLVSGRIVIEAELDTAMAARRLKRDILEIFGHSSELIVMAPGGLRRGSRYVVRVVAGGDQLARQTGLVDGRGRPIRGLPPQVVSGATCDAEAAWRGAFLAHGSLTEPGRSSSLEVTCPGPEAALALVGAARRLSISAKAREVRGVDRVVVRDGDAIGALLTRLGAHESVLAWEERRMRREVRATANRLANFDDANLRRSARAAVAAGARVGRALEILGEEVPEHLAAAGRLRMEHKQASLEELGALADPPLTKDAVAGRIRRLLAMADKRAQDLGIPSTESTLSEELADGLVG, encoded by the coding sequence ATGGCGATGACGCCAGCGGTGAAGGACGAAATCTCTCGGCTTCCCGTAACCCGGACCTGCTGCAGGAAGGCAGAAGTCTCGGCGATTCTTCGGTTCGCGGGTGGGCTGCACCTGGTGAGCGGCCGGATTGTGATCGAGGCGGAGCTGGACACCGCGATGGCGGCGCGCCGGCTGAAGCGGGACATTCTCGAGATCTTCGGGCACAGCTCGGAGCTGATCGTGATGGCCCCCGGCGGGCTGCGGCGCGGCTCCCGCTACGTCGTACGGGTGGTGGCGGGCGGCGACCAGCTGGCCCGGCAGACGGGTCTGGTGGACGGCCGCGGCCGTCCCATCCGCGGACTTCCCCCGCAGGTGGTCTCGGGGGCCACCTGCGATGCCGAGGCCGCCTGGCGCGGGGCCTTCCTGGCCCACGGCTCGCTCACCGAGCCGGGGCGCTCCTCCTCACTGGAGGTGACCTGCCCGGGTCCGGAGGCGGCGCTCGCGCTGGTCGGCGCCGCCCGCCGGCTCTCCATCTCGGCGAAGGCCCGTGAGGTGCGCGGCGTGGACCGGGTCGTCGTCCGCGACGGCGACGCGATCGGCGCCCTGCTCACCCGGCTGGGCGCCCATGAGTCGGTGCTGGCCTGGGAGGAGCGGCGGATGCGGCGCGAGGTCCGCGCCACCGCCAACCGCCTCGCCAACTTCGACGACGCGAACCTGCGCCGTTCGGCCAGGGCCGCGGTGGCCGCGGGTGCCCGTGTGGGGCGCGCGCTGGAGATCCTGGGCGAGGAGGTGCCCGAGCACCTCGCGGCGGCCGGACGGCTGCGCATGGAGCACAAGCAGGCCTCCCTGGAGGAGCTGGGCGCCCTCGCCGATCCGCCGCTGACCAAGGACGCCGTCGCGGGCCGTATCCGCCGGCTGCTGGCGATGGCCGACAAGCGGGCCCAGGACCTGGGTATCCCGAGCACGGAGTCCACCCTCAGCGAAGAGCTGGCCGACGGCCTGGTCGGCTGA
- the gap gene encoding type I glyceraldehyde-3-phosphate dehydrogenase, which yields MTIRVGINGFGRIGRNYFRALLEQGADIEIVAVNDLGDTATTAHLLKYDTILGRLKAEVSHTADSITVDGHTIKVLSERNPADIPWGELGVDIVIESTGIFTKKADAAKHIAGGAKKVLISAPAKDEDITIVMGVNEEKYDAANHHVISNASCTTNCVAPMAKVLDENFGIVKGLMTTVHAYTNDQRILDFPHSDLRRARAAAENIIPTTTGAAKATALVLPQLKGKLDGIAMRVPVPTGSVTDLVITLEREVTRDEVNAAFQKAAEEGSLKGRLVYTEDPIVSSDIVSDPASCTFDSLLTMAEGNQVKVIGWYDNEWGYSNRLVDLTVFVGSQL from the coding sequence GTGACGATCCGCGTAGGCATCAACGGCTTTGGCCGCATCGGTCGTAACTACTTCCGCGCGCTGCTGGAGCAGGGTGCGGACATCGAGATCGTGGCTGTCAACGACCTGGGTGACACTGCGACCACGGCTCACCTGCTGAAGTACGACACCATTCTGGGTCGTCTCAAGGCCGAGGTCAGCCACACCGCCGACAGCATCACCGTCGACGGCCACACCATCAAGGTGCTCTCCGAGCGCAACCCGGCGGACATCCCGTGGGGCGAGCTGGGCGTCGACATCGTGATCGAGTCGACCGGCATCTTCACCAAGAAGGCCGACGCCGCCAAGCACATCGCGGGCGGCGCCAAGAAGGTCCTCATCTCGGCTCCGGCCAAGGACGAGGACATCACGATCGTGATGGGCGTCAACGAGGAGAAGTACGACGCGGCCAACCACCACGTCATCTCCAACGCCTCCTGCACCACCAACTGTGTCGCGCCGATGGCCAAGGTTCTCGACGAGAACTTCGGCATCGTCAAGGGCCTCATGACGACGGTCCACGCGTACACGAACGACCAGCGGATTCTGGACTTCCCGCACTCCGACCTGCGTCGCGCCCGCGCCGCCGCGGAGAACATCATCCCGACCACGACGGGTGCCGCCAAGGCCACCGCCCTGGTCCTGCCGCAGCTCAAGGGCAAGCTCGACGGCATCGCGATGCGCGTCCCGGTCCCGACCGGCTCGGTCACCGACCTGGTCATCACGCTGGAGCGCGAGGTCACCCGCGACGAGGTCAACGCCGCCTTCCAGAAGGCTGCCGAAGAGGGCTCCCTCAAGGGCCGCCTCGTCTACACCGAGGACCCGATCGTGTCCTCGGACATCGTCTCGGACCCGGCTTCCTGCACCTTCGACTCGCTGCTCACCATGGCAGAGGGCAACCAGGTGAAGGTCATCGGCTGGTACGACAACGAGTGGGGCTACTCCAACCGCCTCGTCGACCTGACCGTCTTCGTCGGCAGCCAGCTCTGA